The following proteins come from a genomic window of Panthera leo isolate Ple1 chromosome E2, P.leo_Ple1_pat1.1, whole genome shotgun sequence:
- the SLC38A7 gene encoding putative sodium-coupled neutral amino acid transporter 7 isoform X2: protein MAQVSINNDLGEWGLSTDSGERARLLQSPCVDTAPKSEGEASLESLGRGTTSTIGAIFIVVNACLGAGLLNFPAAFSTAGGVAAGITLQMGMLVFIISGLVILAYCSQASNERTYQEVVWAVCGKLTGVLCEVTIAIYTFGTCIAFLIIIGDQQDKIIAVMAKEPEGAGSSSWYTDRKFTISLTAFLFILPLSIPREIGFQKYASFLSVVGTWYVTAIIIIKYIWPDKEMTPGDILTRPASWVAVFNAMPTICFGFQCHVSSVPVFNSMRQPKVKTWGGVVTAAMVIALAVYMGTGICGFLTFGAAVDPDVLLSYPSEDMAVAVARAFIILSVLTSYPILHFCGRAVIEGLWLRYQGMPVEEDVGRERRRRVLQTLVWFLLTLLLALFIPDIGKVISVIGGLAACFIFVFPGLCLIQAKLSEMEEVKPASWWALVSYGVLLVTLGAFIFGQTTANAIFVDLLA from the exons ATGGCCCAGGTCAGCATCAACAATGACCTTGGCGAGTGGGGTCTGAGCACGGACTCCGGGGAGCGGGCCCGTCTGCTGCAGAGTCCCTGCGTGGACACAGCCCCCAAGAGTGAAGGGGAGGCGTCTCTTGAGAGTCTGGGCAGAGGCACCACTTCCACAATTGGGGCCATCTTCATCGTCGTCAATGCCTGCCTGGGTGCAGGGCTGCTCAACTTCCCGGCGGCCTTCAGCACTGCAGGGGGCGTGGCAGCCGGCATCACACTGCAGATG GGCATGCTGGTCTTCATCATCAGCGGCCTCGTCATCCTGGCCTACTGCTCCCAGGCCAGCAATGAGAGGACCTACCAGGAGGTGGTGTGGGCTGTGTGTGGCAAACTGACAGGCGTGCTGTGTGAGGTGACCATTGCCATTTACACTTTCGGCACCTGCATCGCCTTCCTCATCATCATCGGGGACCAACAAGACAAGA TTATAGCTGTGATGGCAAAGGAGCCTGAGGGGGCCGGCAGCAGCTCCTGGTACACAGACCGAAAGTTCACTATCAGCCTCACTGCCTTCCTCTTCATCCTGCCCCTTTCCATCCCCAGAGAGATCGGCTTCCAGAAGTATGCCAG CTTCTTGAGCGTCGTGGGCACCTGGTACGTCACTGCCATCATTATCATCAAATATATCTGGCCAGATAAAGAGATGACCCCAGGGGACATCCTGACTAG GCCAGCTTCCTGGGTAGCCGTGTTCAATGCTATGCCCACCATCTGCTTCGGATTTCAG TGCCACGTGAGCAGTGTGCCGGTCTTCAATAGCATGCGGCAGCCCAAGGTGAAgacctggggtggggtggtgacAGCCGCCATGGTCATAGCCCTCGCTGTCTACATGGGCACGG GCATCTGTGGCTTCCTGACCTTTGGAGCTGCTGTGGACCCCGATGTGCTCCTATCCTACCCCTCGGAGGACATGGCTGTGGCTGTTGCCCGTGCCTTCATCATCCTGAGCGTGCTCACCTCCTACCCCATCCTGCACTTCTGTGGGCg GGCGGTGATCGAGGGCCTGTGGCTGCGCTACCAGGGGATGCCCGTGGAGGAGGACGTGGGGCGGGAGCGGCGGCGACGCGTGCTCCAGACTCTGGTCTGGTTCCTGCTCACCCTGCTGCTGGCACTCTTCATCCCTGACATCGGCAAGGTCATCTCAGTCATCGGAGGCCTGGCTGCCTGCTTCATCTTTGTCTTCCCAG GGCTGTGCCTCATTCAAGCCAAACTCTCGGAGATGGAAGAAGTCAAGCCAGCCAG CTGGTGGGCGCTGGTCAGTTATGGTGTCCTCTTGGTCACCCTGGGAGCCTTCATCTTCGGCCAGACCACAGCCAACGCCATCTTTGTGGATCTCTTGGCATAA
- the SLC38A7 gene encoding putative sodium-coupled neutral amino acid transporter 7 isoform X1, whose translation MAQVSINNDLGEWGLSTDSGERARLLQSPCVDTAPKSEGEASLESLGRGTTSTIGAIFIVVNACLGAGLLNFPAAFSTAGGVAAGITLQMGMLVFIISGLVILAYCSQASNERTYQEVVWAVCGKLTGVLCEVTIAIYTFGTCIAFLIIIGDQQDKIIAVMAKEPEGAGSSSWYTDRKFTISLTAFLFILPLSIPREIGFQKYASFLSVVGTWYVTAIIIIKYIWPDKEMTPGDILTRPASWVAVFNAMPTICFGFQCHVSSVPVFNSMRQPKVKTWGGVVTAAMVIALAVYMGTGICGFLTFGAAVDPDVLLSYPSEDMAVAVARAFIILSVLTSYPILHFCGRAVIEGLWLRYQGMPVEEDVGRERRRRVLQTLVWFLLTLLLALFIPDIGKVISVIGGLAACFIFVFPGMDLCPPPAHCPLPRPCSTSSQGLPASTPPLLTCQESNHQPLLITHLRLCANPCPS comes from the exons ATGGCCCAGGTCAGCATCAACAATGACCTTGGCGAGTGGGGTCTGAGCACGGACTCCGGGGAGCGGGCCCGTCTGCTGCAGAGTCCCTGCGTGGACACAGCCCCCAAGAGTGAAGGGGAGGCGTCTCTTGAGAGTCTGGGCAGAGGCACCACTTCCACAATTGGGGCCATCTTCATCGTCGTCAATGCCTGCCTGGGTGCAGGGCTGCTCAACTTCCCGGCGGCCTTCAGCACTGCAGGGGGCGTGGCAGCCGGCATCACACTGCAGATG GGCATGCTGGTCTTCATCATCAGCGGCCTCGTCATCCTGGCCTACTGCTCCCAGGCCAGCAATGAGAGGACCTACCAGGAGGTGGTGTGGGCTGTGTGTGGCAAACTGACAGGCGTGCTGTGTGAGGTGACCATTGCCATTTACACTTTCGGCACCTGCATCGCCTTCCTCATCATCATCGGGGACCAACAAGACAAGA TTATAGCTGTGATGGCAAAGGAGCCTGAGGGGGCCGGCAGCAGCTCCTGGTACACAGACCGAAAGTTCACTATCAGCCTCACTGCCTTCCTCTTCATCCTGCCCCTTTCCATCCCCAGAGAGATCGGCTTCCAGAAGTATGCCAG CTTCTTGAGCGTCGTGGGCACCTGGTACGTCACTGCCATCATTATCATCAAATATATCTGGCCAGATAAAGAGATGACCCCAGGGGACATCCTGACTAG GCCAGCTTCCTGGGTAGCCGTGTTCAATGCTATGCCCACCATCTGCTTCGGATTTCAG TGCCACGTGAGCAGTGTGCCGGTCTTCAATAGCATGCGGCAGCCCAAGGTGAAgacctggggtggggtggtgacAGCCGCCATGGTCATAGCCCTCGCTGTCTACATGGGCACGG GCATCTGTGGCTTCCTGACCTTTGGAGCTGCTGTGGACCCCGATGTGCTCCTATCCTACCCCTCGGAGGACATGGCTGTGGCTGTTGCCCGTGCCTTCATCATCCTGAGCGTGCTCACCTCCTACCCCATCCTGCACTTCTGTGGGCg GGCGGTGATCGAGGGCCTGTGGCTGCGCTACCAGGGGATGCCCGTGGAGGAGGACGTGGGGCGGGAGCGGCGGCGACGCGTGCTCCAGACTCTGGTCTGGTTCCTGCTCACCCTGCTGCTGGCACTCTTCATCCCTGACATCGGCAAGGTCATCTCAGTCATCGGAGGCCTGGCTGCCTGCTTCATCTTTGTCTTCCCAGGTATGGACCTGTGCCCGCCCCCTGcacactgccccctgccccgcccatGCAGTACCAGCTCCCAGGGTCTCCCGGCCTCAACTCCTCCCTTGCTTACCTGCCAGGAGAGTAACCACCAGCCCTTACTAATcacccacctcaggctctgcgctaacccCTGCCCCTCCTGA